Proteins encoded within one genomic window of Triticum aestivum cultivar Chinese Spring chromosome 2D, IWGSC CS RefSeq v2.1, whole genome shotgun sequence:
- the LOC123049830 gene encoding F-box protein At3g26010-like: MLLRLIRYRSSIAAYAAEKRRRRRFLMDNGGLRRRRLKPSGAMEMEGKSSAKKKKVRKTNPPAEEAVTAAAASLLTEALILEILSRLPARSVRRFKCVSPAWRDLIADPAHRKKLPQPLAGFLYSTYQGPDRRMYDFHFAKVPGGAAQPVDPSLSFLPSHRYWYVDRLDSCNGLLLSRAHKFPSTPFGDDDEPLEYHYIVCNPATGRWVGIPALPPVADGHRVIARLAFDPAVSSHFHVLQFEDTEQDKYITGVTIYSSQTGAWNYRESRLPEKISLFAGFTSVFFQGMLHLYGLLYPVNTDFDAVLVAVDMEGQVWKTIPVPSGGLSYGMMGVSQGCLHYAATPLAPGEKKKKGKKKKHGDTTTVWYMKDYDSREWVLKHSVSYDELCSMTGGEYRVAAFHPDCDTIFLDSFGADTLASYDMQHRKFHRIRSLRKNKAAIFLPYVPLFSDSFAGADGQ; this comes from the exons ATGCTACTACGGTTAATACGTTACCGATCCTCCATCGCCGCCTACGCCGCCGAgaagcgccgccgccgtcgcttccTCATGGACAATGGCGgcctacgccgccgccgcctcaaacCAAG CGGCGCCATGGAGATGGAGGGGAAAAGttctgcgaagaagaagaaggtgagGAAGACCAACCCTCCGGcggaggaggcagtgacggcggcggcggccagcctccTGACGGAGGCTCTCATCTTGGAGATCCTCTCCCGCCTCCCCGCCAGGTCCGTGCGCCGCTTCAAGTGCGTCTCCCCGGCCTGGCGCGACCTCATCGCCGACCCCGCCCACCGCAAGAAGCTGCCCCAACCCCTCGCCGGTTTCCTCTACAGCACCTACCAGGGGCCGGACCGCCGCATGTACGACTTTCACTTCGCCAAAGTTCCCGGCGGCGCAGCCCAGCCGGTCGACCCGTCCCTCTCTTTCTTGCCGTCCCACAGGTACTGGTACGTCGACCGGCTGGACTCCTGCAatggcctcctcctctcccgcgccCACAAGTTCCCTTCTACTCCTTTTGGGGACGACGATGAGCCGCTTGAATACCATTACATCGTTTGCAATCCGGCCACCGGGAGGTGGGTTGGCATCCCCGCACTCCCGCCGGTGGCAGACGGCCACCGCGTCATCGCTCGTTTGGCTTTTGATCCTGCAGTGTCGTCCCATTTCCACGTTCTTCAGTTTGAGGACACCGAACAGGATAAATACATCACAGGAGTGACCATCTACTCTTCGCAAACCGGAGCCTGGAATTACAGAGAAAGCCGCCTTCCTGAGAAAATTAGCCTCTTCGCTGGCTTTACAAGTGTCTTCTTTCAAGGTATGCTGCACTTGTATGGTTTGCTGTATCCCGTGAACACGGACTTTGATGCTGTACTGGTAGCAGTGGACATGGAGGGGCAGGTGTGGAAGACTATCCCTGTGCCGTCTGGTGGTCTGAGTTATGGTATGATGGGAGTGTCACAGGGGTGCTTGCACTATGCTGCCACACCACTAGCTCctggcgagaagaagaagaaggggaagaagaaaaaGCATGGGGATACAACAACAGTCTGGTACATGAAGGATTATGATAGTAGAGAATGGGTCTTGAAGCATAGTGTGAGCTACGATGAGTTGTGCAGCATGACTGGTGGGGAGTACAGGGTGGCTGCTTTTCATCCAGACTGCGACACCATTTTCTTGGACTCGTTTGGTGCTGATACGTTGGCATCATACGATATGCAGCATCGGAAATTCCATCGGATCCGTAGTCTTCGGAaaaacaaggcagcgatatttttaCCGTATGTTCCATTGTTCTCGGACTCATTTGCAGGTGCAGATGGGCAGTAG